The proteins below come from a single Stigmatopora argus isolate UIUO_Sarg chromosome 11, RoL_Sarg_1.0, whole genome shotgun sequence genomic window:
- the ston1 gene encoding stonin-1 isoform X1, protein MSDLYELIRIPLRGTGVKAKQSFCWEVLSAMCSTNHSNWVTFEDDNTPLASPQKPLQSPECIKVALPRPNGLKLVFPSTRDTSWSFNGSLESPRSLSSASGRSSLSSNTPLSTPRSGIPSLNSPFRSNSREESNFCHNFTNQSAASVPSPAPETPNLSSGGPSPFPTFHGNSGHLNPFWDSSDHSVDAGSSSSDSECDNSLPRFFIRTKDGSEPPRDHLQNTLSLVCNQIEGLRADSDHNGGTVRQKSDERRLSSKCEVISESPSGFVPRGLFRSHRRDGWPIMLRIPEKKNRMSSRQWGPIYLRLLPGGVLQMYYEKGLEKPFKEFQLLPHCRLSDLKIESHSEPRKVLTVKVEHFTYFEKKRFHPKLEVSHEAEVEQLLKLGSTVHEDMEDLVVSMEEEIFKLPLLHQPRRNYEEQELSLQITDHLWVQQDTFGEVMERTAVTQIHCLAFLNGVGDCFLALNDLSLLRSNSSYGSEDGTEVWMDITDCQFHKCVNETEFRASRLVKFCPPDACRVELMRYKTMFLGCTDIPFSIKAVVTVQGAYVELQAFLNMSGTFISAMGVSDTHPLCENVEVRVPVPSGWVKVTQTAALLRQRSLKARMNRNACLGSVSTLQSQPVMQVSVGSVKYENVYSAVIWKIDRLPAKNTAFSHPHSFSCKLELGSDQEIPSDWYPFITMEWEIMGAVVSQSTVKSLGTVNDIQPQKNVTSWTRYHCQVEVEKKWIETETKKESSCMTQ, encoded by the exons ATGAGCGATCTTTATGAACTT ATAAGAATTCCTCTCCGCGGGACAGGTGTCAAAGCAAAACAGAGTTTTTGTTGGGAAGTGCTATCAGCCATGTGTTCCACCAATCACTCCAACTGGGTAACATTTGAAGATGACAACACACCCCTCGCCTCCCCACAAAAGCCACTTCAGTCACCAGAGTGTATTAAAGTGGCACTTCCACGCCCCAATGGACTTAAATTAGTGTTTCCTTCTACCAGAGACACTTCTTGGAGTTTCAACGGTTCTCTGGAATCTCCTCGAAGCCTGTCTAGTGCCAGTGGACGTTCCTCTCTTTCAAGTAACACACCCCTTTCCACCCCTAGGAGCGGCATTCCAAGCCTCAACTCTCCATTTCGTTCCAACTCCAGGGAGGAAAGCAACTTCTGCCACAACTTTACCAACCAATCAGCAGCTTCTGTTCCCTCTCCTGCACCGGAAACCCCAAATCTAAGCTCAGGTGGACCATCCCCCTTCCCTACTTTTCATGGGAATTCTGGACACTTAAACCCTTTTTGGGACAGCTCGGATCACAGCGTTGATGCAGGGAGCTCCTCTTCAGACTCTGAGTGCGACAATAGTCTACCACGTTTCTTTATACGGACCAAAGATGGAAGTGAACCTCCACGCGATCACCTCCAGAACACTTTATCTTTGGTTTGCAACCAAATTGAAGGTCTGCGGGCAGATTCAGACCATAACGGTGGGACTGTTAGACAGAAGAGCGACGAGAGGCGGCTCAGTTCAAAATGCGAGGTGATAAGCGAGAGTCCCAGTGGGTTTGTCCCTCGGGGTTTGTTTCGTAGCCACAGGAGAGATGGCTGGCCTATAATGCTCAGGATTCCTGAAAAAAAGAACCGTATGTCTTCAAGGCAATGGGGACCAATCTACCTTCGCTTGCTTCCAGGGGGTGTGTTGCAGATGTACTACGAGAAAGGGCTCGAGAAACCCTTCAAAGAGTTTCAGCTACTGCCTCACTGTCGGCTCTCGGACCTCAAAATAGAAAGCCACAGCGAGCCCCGCAAAGTCCTCACGGTGAAAGTTGAACATTTCACCTACTTTGAAAAGAAACGCTTCCACCCCAAGCTGGAGGTGAGTCATGAAGCAGAAGTCGAACAACTGCTCAAGTTGGGCTCCACTGTACACGAAGACATGGAAGACCTAGTGGTCTCCATGGAGGAGGAGATCTTCAAGCTACCTTTGCTCCACCAACCGAGGCGGAATTACGAGGAGCAGGAGCTGTCACTGCAGATCACCGACCACTTGTGGGTGCAACAAGATACGTTTGGAGAAGTCATGGAACGCACCGCCGTTACACAGATTCACTGTCTGGCTTTCCTGAATGGAGTCGGCGATTGCTTTCTCGCGCTGAACGATCTCAGCCTGTTGCGTTCAAACTCAAGCTATGGATCTGAAGATGGCACTGAGGTCTGGATGGATATCACAGACTGCCAATTCCACAAGTGTGTGAATGAAACAGAGTTTCGCGCATCCAGGCTGGTAAAGTTCTGCCCTCCTGACGCATGTAGAGTGGAGCTGATGCGGTACAAGACAATGTTTTTGGGTTGCACGGACATTCCTTTCTCAATTAAAGCCGTGGTGACAGTTCAAGGTGCCTACGTGGAGTTACAGGCTTTCCTTAATATGTCGGGGACATTCATTTCCGCCATGGGTGTATCGGACACACATCCACTGTGTGAGAATGTAGAAGTGCGAGTGCCTGTACCGAGCGGATGGGTTAAAGTGACACAAACAGCAGCCTTACTGCGCCAGCGATCACTAAAAGCCCGTATGAACAGAAACGCCTGCCTGGGTTCTGTCAGCACTTTGCAGTCGCAGCCTGTCATGCAGGTGTCAGTCGGCAGCGTCAAGTACGAGAACGTCTACTCTGCTGTCATATGGAAGATTGACAGACTACCGGCAAAGAATACAG CATTCAGCCACCCTCATTCATTCTCCTGCAAACTAGAGCTCGGATCTGACCAGGAAATCCCCAGCGACTGGTATCCTTTCATCACCATGGAATGGGAGATTATGGGTGCCGTCGTGTCACAGTCTACAGTCAAGTCACTGGGAACGGTCAATGACATCCAGCCTCAGAAAAACGTGACCAGCTGGACGCGCTATCATTGTCAG GTGGAAGtggagaaaaaatggattgaaacaGAGACAAAGAAGGAATCCAGCTGTATGACACAGTGA
- the ston1 gene encoding stonin-1 isoform X2: MCSTNHSNWVTFEDDNTPLASPQKPLQSPECIKVALPRPNGLKLVFPSTRDTSWSFNGSLESPRSLSSASGRSSLSSNTPLSTPRSGIPSLNSPFRSNSREESNFCHNFTNQSAASVPSPAPETPNLSSGGPSPFPTFHGNSGHLNPFWDSSDHSVDAGSSSSDSECDNSLPRFFIRTKDGSEPPRDHLQNTLSLVCNQIEGLRADSDHNGGTVRQKSDERRLSSKCEVISESPSGFVPRGLFRSHRRDGWPIMLRIPEKKNRMSSRQWGPIYLRLLPGGVLQMYYEKGLEKPFKEFQLLPHCRLSDLKIESHSEPRKVLTVKVEHFTYFEKKRFHPKLEVSHEAEVEQLLKLGSTVHEDMEDLVVSMEEEIFKLPLLHQPRRNYEEQELSLQITDHLWVQQDTFGEVMERTAVTQIHCLAFLNGVGDCFLALNDLSLLRSNSSYGSEDGTEVWMDITDCQFHKCVNETEFRASRLVKFCPPDACRVELMRYKTMFLGCTDIPFSIKAVVTVQGAYVELQAFLNMSGTFISAMGVSDTHPLCENVEVRVPVPSGWVKVTQTAALLRQRSLKARMNRNACLGSVSTLQSQPVMQVSVGSVKYENVYSAVIWKIDRLPAKNTAFSHPHSFSCKLELGSDQEIPSDWYPFITMEWEIMGAVVSQSTVKSLGTVNDIQPQKNVTSWTRYHCQVEVEKKWIETETKKESSCMTQ; encoded by the exons ATGTGTTCCACCAATCACTCCAACTGGGTAACATTTGAAGATGACAACACACCCCTCGCCTCCCCACAAAAGCCACTTCAGTCACCAGAGTGTATTAAAGTGGCACTTCCACGCCCCAATGGACTTAAATTAGTGTTTCCTTCTACCAGAGACACTTCTTGGAGTTTCAACGGTTCTCTGGAATCTCCTCGAAGCCTGTCTAGTGCCAGTGGACGTTCCTCTCTTTCAAGTAACACACCCCTTTCCACCCCTAGGAGCGGCATTCCAAGCCTCAACTCTCCATTTCGTTCCAACTCCAGGGAGGAAAGCAACTTCTGCCACAACTTTACCAACCAATCAGCAGCTTCTGTTCCCTCTCCTGCACCGGAAACCCCAAATCTAAGCTCAGGTGGACCATCCCCCTTCCCTACTTTTCATGGGAATTCTGGACACTTAAACCCTTTTTGGGACAGCTCGGATCACAGCGTTGATGCAGGGAGCTCCTCTTCAGACTCTGAGTGCGACAATAGTCTACCACGTTTCTTTATACGGACCAAAGATGGAAGTGAACCTCCACGCGATCACCTCCAGAACACTTTATCTTTGGTTTGCAACCAAATTGAAGGTCTGCGGGCAGATTCAGACCATAACGGTGGGACTGTTAGACAGAAGAGCGACGAGAGGCGGCTCAGTTCAAAATGCGAGGTGATAAGCGAGAGTCCCAGTGGGTTTGTCCCTCGGGGTTTGTTTCGTAGCCACAGGAGAGATGGCTGGCCTATAATGCTCAGGATTCCTGAAAAAAAGAACCGTATGTCTTCAAGGCAATGGGGACCAATCTACCTTCGCTTGCTTCCAGGGGGTGTGTTGCAGATGTACTACGAGAAAGGGCTCGAGAAACCCTTCAAAGAGTTTCAGCTACTGCCTCACTGTCGGCTCTCGGACCTCAAAATAGAAAGCCACAGCGAGCCCCGCAAAGTCCTCACGGTGAAAGTTGAACATTTCACCTACTTTGAAAAGAAACGCTTCCACCCCAAGCTGGAGGTGAGTCATGAAGCAGAAGTCGAACAACTGCTCAAGTTGGGCTCCACTGTACACGAAGACATGGAAGACCTAGTGGTCTCCATGGAGGAGGAGATCTTCAAGCTACCTTTGCTCCACCAACCGAGGCGGAATTACGAGGAGCAGGAGCTGTCACTGCAGATCACCGACCACTTGTGGGTGCAACAAGATACGTTTGGAGAAGTCATGGAACGCACCGCCGTTACACAGATTCACTGTCTGGCTTTCCTGAATGGAGTCGGCGATTGCTTTCTCGCGCTGAACGATCTCAGCCTGTTGCGTTCAAACTCAAGCTATGGATCTGAAGATGGCACTGAGGTCTGGATGGATATCACAGACTGCCAATTCCACAAGTGTGTGAATGAAACAGAGTTTCGCGCATCCAGGCTGGTAAAGTTCTGCCCTCCTGACGCATGTAGAGTGGAGCTGATGCGGTACAAGACAATGTTTTTGGGTTGCACGGACATTCCTTTCTCAATTAAAGCCGTGGTGACAGTTCAAGGTGCCTACGTGGAGTTACAGGCTTTCCTTAATATGTCGGGGACATTCATTTCCGCCATGGGTGTATCGGACACACATCCACTGTGTGAGAATGTAGAAGTGCGAGTGCCTGTACCGAGCGGATGGGTTAAAGTGACACAAACAGCAGCCTTACTGCGCCAGCGATCACTAAAAGCCCGTATGAACAGAAACGCCTGCCTGGGTTCTGTCAGCACTTTGCAGTCGCAGCCTGTCATGCAGGTGTCAGTCGGCAGCGTCAAGTACGAGAACGTCTACTCTGCTGTCATATGGAAGATTGACAGACTACCGGCAAAGAATACAG CATTCAGCCACCCTCATTCATTCTCCTGCAAACTAGAGCTCGGATCTGACCAGGAAATCCCCAGCGACTGGTATCCTTTCATCACCATGGAATGGGAGATTATGGGTGCCGTCGTGTCACAGTCTACAGTCAAGTCACTGGGAACGGTCAATGACATCCAGCCTCAGAAAAACGTGACCAGCTGGACGCGCTATCATTGTCAG GTGGAAGtggagaaaaaatggattgaaacaGAGACAAAGAAGGAATCCAGCTGTATGACACAGTGA
- the gtf2a1l gene encoding TFIIA-alpha and beta-like factor isoform X1: MLTSGLVVAKLYLSIIDDVIENMREVFLDEGLEDCILDNLRNLWETKMMATKAMDDIRMNNADSPNFVLQLPANYNSTEAELTAPVESPAREYSRNQNIHSFPVKNNSETVATFSLPAGLSYPVQIPAGVTLQTASGQLYKVNVPVVVTQAPAGQQILSQPAQKITEQREAPDPPLASLRPNETLPQEIPPPNDVILPLSQESSLPQQGPTPEFQQNEISSEEALTETSQLKSSDIDDILKEVIEEEREKASRLELDYNELSDIIQLDGTLDGSDLEEEEDVVPLEENDFLGMINAEALKALQDGEGSTDGNSTSSSDGEEVDDLKDIEDEDPLNSGDDVFEQDITDLFDSENVIVCQYDKIHRSKNRWKFHLKDGVMCYGGRDYVFSKAVGEVEW; the protein is encoded by the exons ATGCTGACCAGTGGCCTGGTTGTG GCCAAACTCTATTTGTCAATAATTGATGATGTCATTGAGAATATGAGGGAGGTGTTCTTGGATGAAGGCCTTGAAGACTGCATCCTGGACAATTTACGCAAT CTTTGGGAGACAAAGATGATGGCGACAAAAGCTATGGACGACATCAGGATGAACAATGCGGACTCTCCCAACTTTGTGCTGCAGCTTCCAGCCAACTATAACAGCACTGAAGCAGAACTCACAG CTCCAGTAGAAAGCCCTGCAAGAGAATATTCACGGAATCAGAATATTCACAGTTTCCCTGTCAAG AACAATTCAGAGACCGTTGCTACGTTTTCACTTCCTGCTGGCTTATCGTACCCGGTGCAGATACCAGCTGGAGTCACACTACAAACAGCTTCTG GTCAACTTTACAAGGTCAACGTTCCTGTTGTAGTCACTCAGGCCCCTGCAGGTCAGCAAATATTATCCCAACCTGCCCAGAAGATCACTGAGCAAAGAGAAGCACCTGATCCTCCACTGGCTTCTTTACGGCCCAATGAAACACTTCCTCAGGAGATTCCGCCACCAAATGATGTTATTTTACCCCTCAGTCAGGAGAGCAGCCTCCCCCAGCAGGGACCTACACCCGAGTTCCAACAAAATGAG ATCAGCAGCGAAGAGGCTTTGACGGAAACCTCTCAGCTTAAGAGCAGCGACATTGACGACATCCTAAAGGAAGTCATTGAAGAGGAGCGAGAAAAAGCGTCAAGG TTGGAGCTGGATTACAATGAACTATCAGACATCATCCAGCTGGATGGTACGTTGGACGGTTCCGAtctggaagaagaagaagacgtcGTGCCGTTAGAGGAGAATGACTTCCTGGGCATGATCAACGCAGAGGCGCTCAAGGCTTTGCAGGACGGAGAGGGGAGCACTGATGGGAACAGCACCTCCTCCAGTGATGGTGAAGAAGTTGATGATCTTAAAGATATAGAAGATGAG GATCCGTTAAATTCCGGCGATGATGTGTTTGAACAAGACATCACCGATCTGTTTGACTCGGAAAATGTCATAGTTTGCCAATATGACAAA ATTCACCGCAGTAAGAATCGCTGGAAGTTCCACTTGAAAGATGGAGTCATGTGTTATGGAGGAAGGGATTACGTGTTCTCTAAAGCTGTTGGGGAAGTAGAATGGTAA
- the gtf2a1l gene encoding TFIIA-alpha and beta-like factor isoform X2 has product MREVFLDEGLEDCILDNLRNLWETKMMATKAMDDIRMNNADSPNFVLQLPANYNSTEAELTAPVESPAREYSRNQNIHSFPVKNNSETVATFSLPAGLSYPVQIPAGVTLQTASGQLYKVNVPVVVTQAPAGQQILSQPAQKITEQREAPDPPLASLRPNETLPQEIPPPNDVILPLSQESSLPQQGPTPEFQQNEISSEEALTETSQLKSSDIDDILKEVIEEEREKASRLELDYNELSDIIQLDGTLDGSDLEEEEDVVPLEENDFLGMINAEALKALQDGEGSTDGNSTSSSDGEEVDDLKDIEDEDPLNSGDDVFEQDITDLFDSENVIVCQYDKIHRSKNRWKFHLKDGVMCYGGRDYVFSKAVGEVEW; this is encoded by the exons ATGAGGGAGGTGTTCTTGGATGAAGGCCTTGAAGACTGCATCCTGGACAATTTACGCAAT CTTTGGGAGACAAAGATGATGGCGACAAAAGCTATGGACGACATCAGGATGAACAATGCGGACTCTCCCAACTTTGTGCTGCAGCTTCCAGCCAACTATAACAGCACTGAAGCAGAACTCACAG CTCCAGTAGAAAGCCCTGCAAGAGAATATTCACGGAATCAGAATATTCACAGTTTCCCTGTCAAG AACAATTCAGAGACCGTTGCTACGTTTTCACTTCCTGCTGGCTTATCGTACCCGGTGCAGATACCAGCTGGAGTCACACTACAAACAGCTTCTG GTCAACTTTACAAGGTCAACGTTCCTGTTGTAGTCACTCAGGCCCCTGCAGGTCAGCAAATATTATCCCAACCTGCCCAGAAGATCACTGAGCAAAGAGAAGCACCTGATCCTCCACTGGCTTCTTTACGGCCCAATGAAACACTTCCTCAGGAGATTCCGCCACCAAATGATGTTATTTTACCCCTCAGTCAGGAGAGCAGCCTCCCCCAGCAGGGACCTACACCCGAGTTCCAACAAAATGAG ATCAGCAGCGAAGAGGCTTTGACGGAAACCTCTCAGCTTAAGAGCAGCGACATTGACGACATCCTAAAGGAAGTCATTGAAGAGGAGCGAGAAAAAGCGTCAAGG TTGGAGCTGGATTACAATGAACTATCAGACATCATCCAGCTGGATGGTACGTTGGACGGTTCCGAtctggaagaagaagaagacgtcGTGCCGTTAGAGGAGAATGACTTCCTGGGCATGATCAACGCAGAGGCGCTCAAGGCTTTGCAGGACGGAGAGGGGAGCACTGATGGGAACAGCACCTCCTCCAGTGATGGTGAAGAAGTTGATGATCTTAAAGATATAGAAGATGAG GATCCGTTAAATTCCGGCGATGATGTGTTTGAACAAGACATCACCGATCTGTTTGACTCGGAAAATGTCATAGTTTGCCAATATGACAAA ATTCACCGCAGTAAGAATCGCTGGAAGTTCCACTTGAAAGATGGAGTCATGTGTTATGGAGGAAGGGATTACGTGTTCTCTAAAGCTGTTGGGGAAGTAGAATGGTAA